Proteins co-encoded in one Marmota flaviventris isolate mMarFla1 chromosome 9, mMarFla1.hap1, whole genome shotgun sequence genomic window:
- the Ptprcap gene encoding protein tyrosine phosphatase receptor type C-associated protein has product MALLCALGLGTLLALPGALGSGDAKDSVGSSSVTVVLLLLLLLLLVTALALAWRRLSRDSGGYYHPARLGAALWGRTRRLLWASPPGRWLQARTELGPLDDPEQQEEEQDVEDEDITDGGPEKAGPQEEGQRCRTGPHQEQAEEAQDSDVEGGLGLGSQGPVGSGGSAEALLSDLHAFSGSAAWDDSAGASGGQGLHVTAL; this is encoded by the exons ATG GCTCTGCTCTGTGCCCTTGGTCTTGGCACACTGCTGGCCTTGCCAGGGGCCCTGGGTTCGGGCGATGCGAAGGACAGCGTGGGCTCCAGCTCTGTCACCGTagtgctgctgctactgctgctgctgctgctagtcactgccctggccctggcctggcGCCGCCTCAGTCGCGACTCTGGGGGCTACTACCACCCAGCCCGCCTAGGCGCTGCACTGTGGGGTCGCACCCGCCGCCTCCTCTGGGCCAGCCCCCCAGGTCGCTGGCTGCAGGCCCGCACTGAGCTGGGGCCACTAGATGACCCAGAGCagcaggaagaggagcaggaTGTAGAAGATGAGGACATCACGGACGGTGGCCCAGAGAAGGCTGGACCCCAGGAAGAGGGGCAGCGGTGCAGAACAGGACCCCACCAGGAGCAGGCTGAGGAAGCACAGGACAGCGATGTGGAAGGGGGCCTGGGTCTTGGCTCCCAGGGGCCAGTGGGCTCAGGGGGCAGTGCAGAGGCCCTGCTGAGTGACCTACACGCCTTCTCAGGCAGCGCAGCCTGGGACGACAGCGCCGGGGCCTCAGGGGGACAGGGCCTCCATGTTACAGCTCTATAG
- the Rps6kb2 gene encoding ribosomal protein S6 kinase beta-2 isoform X1, which translates to MLGTRAVSQSRQIPVEGPAGPARPWRPCSIWTWRPRKAARARASQSSVLRPVGHYEEVELTETSVNLGPERIGPHCFELLRVLGKGGYGKVFQVRKVQGTNLGKIYAMKVLRKAKIVRNAKDTAHTQAERNILESVKHPFIVELAYAFQTGGKLYLILECLSGGELFTHLEREGIFLEDTACFYLAEITLALGHLHSQGIIYRDLKPENIMLNSQGHIKLTDFGLCKESIHEGAVTHTFCGTIEYMAPEILVRSGHNRVVDWWSLGALMYDMLTGSPPFTAENRKKTMDKIIKGKLVLPPYLTPDARDLIKKFLKRNPSQRIGGGPGDAADVQRHPFFRHINWDDLLARRVDPPIRPSLQSEEDVSQFDTRFTRQTPVDSPDDTTLSESANQAFLGFTYVAPSVLDSIKEGFSFQPKLRSPRRLNSSPRTPISPLKFSPFEGFRPTPGPPEPMEPPLPPLLPPPPPPPISSTAPLPIRPPSGTKKSKRGRARPGR; encoded by the exons ATGCTCGGGACTCGGGCTGTCAGTCAGAGCCGCCAGATCCCCGTGGAGGGGCCCGCCGGGCCGGCGCGGCCATGGCGGCCGTGTTCGATCTGGACTTGGAGACCGAGGAAGGCAGCGAGGGCGAGGGCGAGCCAGAGTTCAGTCCTGCG GCCCGTGGGACACTATGAGGAGGTGGAGCTGACCGAGACCAGTGTGAACCTGGGCCCTGAGCGCATTGGGCCTCACTGCTTTGAACTGCTGCGAGTCCTGGGCAAGGGGGGCTATGGCAAG GTGTTCCAGGTACGAAAAGTGCAAGGCACCAACTTGGGCAAAATATATGCCATGAAAGTCCTGAGGAAG GCCAAAATTGTGCGCAATGCCAAGGATACCGCACACACACAGGCTGAGCGGAACATTCTAGAGTCAGTGAAGCACCCCTTTATTGTGGAACTGGCCTATGCCTTCCAGACGGGTGGCAAGCTCTACCTCATCCTGGAGTGCCTCAGTG GTGGTGAGCTCTTCACACATCTGGAACGAGAGGGCATCTTCTTGGAGGACACTGCCTG CTTCTACCTGGCTGAGATCACACTGGCCCTGGGCCATCTCCACTCTCAAGGCATCATCTATAGGGACCTCAAGCCTGAGAACATCATGCTCAACAGCCAGG GCCACATCAAACTGACGGATTTCGGACTCTGCAAGGAGTCAATTCACGAGGGTGCCGTCACTCACACCTTCTGTGGCACCATTGAGTACAT GGCCCCTGAGATCCTGGTGCGCAGTGGCCACAACCGGGTGGTGGACTGGTGGAGCCTGGGGGCCCTGATGTACGACATGCTCACTGGATCG CCACCCTTCACCGCAGAGAACCGGAAGAAAACCATGGATAAAATAATCAAGGGGAAGCTGGTGCTGCCTCCCTACCTCACCCCAGATGCCAGGGACCTTATCAAAAAG TTTCTGAAGCGGAATCCCAGCCAACGGATTGGGGGTGGCCCAGGGGATGCTGCTGATGTGCAG AGGCACCCCTTCTTCCGGCACATCAATTGGGATGACCTCTTGGCTCGCCGTGTGGACCCTCCTATCAGGCCAAGTCTG CAGTCAGAGGAGGACGTGAGCCAGTTTGACACGCGCTTCACACGGCAGACACCAGTGGATAGTCCTGATGACACAACGTTGAGTGAAAGCGCCAACCAGGCCTTCCTG GGTTTCACATACGTGGCACCCTCAGTCCTGGACAGCATCAAAGAGGGCTTCTCCTTTCAGCCCAAGCTGCGCTCCCCCAGGCGCCTCAACAGCAGCCCGCGAACCCCCATCAG CCCCCTCAAGTTCTCCCCCTTTGAGGGGTTCCGGCCCACCCCTGGCCCACCAGAGCCCATGGAGCCACCTCTACCTCcactgctgccgccgccgccgccaccaccGATCTCGAGCACTGCTCCCCTCCCCATCCGTCCCCCCTCAGGGACCAAGAAGTCTAAGAGGGGCCGTGCGCGCCCCGGGCGGTAG
- the Rps6kb2 gene encoding ribosomal protein S6 kinase beta-2 isoform X2: MAAVFDLDLETEEGSEGEGEPEFSPADVCPLTESRAAGLEPVGHYEEVELTETSVNLGPERIGPHCFELLRVLGKGGYGKVFQVRKVQGTNLGKIYAMKVLRKAKIVRNAKDTAHTQAERNILESVKHPFIVELAYAFQTGGKLYLILECLSGGELFTHLEREGIFLEDTACFYLAEITLALGHLHSQGIIYRDLKPENIMLNSQGHIKLTDFGLCKESIHEGAVTHTFCGTIEYMAPEILVRSGHNRVVDWWSLGALMYDMLTGSPPFTAENRKKTMDKIIKGKLVLPPYLTPDARDLIKKFLKRNPSQRIGGGPGDAADVQRHPFFRHINWDDLLARRVDPPIRPSLQSEEDVSQFDTRFTRQTPVDSPDDTTLSESANQAFLGFTYVAPSVLDSIKEGFSFQPKLRSPRRLNSSPRTPISPLKFSPFEGFRPTPGPPEPMEPPLPPLLPPPPPPPISSTAPLPIRPPSGTKKSKRGRARPGR; encoded by the exons ATGGCGGCCGTGTTCGATCTGGACTTGGAGACCGAGGAAGGCAGCGAGGGCGAGGGCGAGCCAGAGTTCAGTCCTGCG GACGTGTGTCCCCTTACCGAATCGAGGGCTGCCGGCCTGGA GCCCGTGGGACACTATGAGGAGGTGGAGCTGACCGAGACCAGTGTGAACCTGGGCCCTGAGCGCATTGGGCCTCACTGCTTTGAACTGCTGCGAGTCCTGGGCAAGGGGGGCTATGGCAAG GTGTTCCAGGTACGAAAAGTGCAAGGCACCAACTTGGGCAAAATATATGCCATGAAAGTCCTGAGGAAG GCCAAAATTGTGCGCAATGCCAAGGATACCGCACACACACAGGCTGAGCGGAACATTCTAGAGTCAGTGAAGCACCCCTTTATTGTGGAACTGGCCTATGCCTTCCAGACGGGTGGCAAGCTCTACCTCATCCTGGAGTGCCTCAGTG GTGGTGAGCTCTTCACACATCTGGAACGAGAGGGCATCTTCTTGGAGGACACTGCCTG CTTCTACCTGGCTGAGATCACACTGGCCCTGGGCCATCTCCACTCTCAAGGCATCATCTATAGGGACCTCAAGCCTGAGAACATCATGCTCAACAGCCAGG GCCACATCAAACTGACGGATTTCGGACTCTGCAAGGAGTCAATTCACGAGGGTGCCGTCACTCACACCTTCTGTGGCACCATTGAGTACAT GGCCCCTGAGATCCTGGTGCGCAGTGGCCACAACCGGGTGGTGGACTGGTGGAGCCTGGGGGCCCTGATGTACGACATGCTCACTGGATCG CCACCCTTCACCGCAGAGAACCGGAAGAAAACCATGGATAAAATAATCAAGGGGAAGCTGGTGCTGCCTCCCTACCTCACCCCAGATGCCAGGGACCTTATCAAAAAG TTTCTGAAGCGGAATCCCAGCCAACGGATTGGGGGTGGCCCAGGGGATGCTGCTGATGTGCAG AGGCACCCCTTCTTCCGGCACATCAATTGGGATGACCTCTTGGCTCGCCGTGTGGACCCTCCTATCAGGCCAAGTCTG CAGTCAGAGGAGGACGTGAGCCAGTTTGACACGCGCTTCACACGGCAGACACCAGTGGATAGTCCTGATGACACAACGTTGAGTGAAAGCGCCAACCAGGCCTTCCTG GGTTTCACATACGTGGCACCCTCAGTCCTGGACAGCATCAAAGAGGGCTTCTCCTTTCAGCCCAAGCTGCGCTCCCCCAGGCGCCTCAACAGCAGCCCGCGAACCCCCATCAG CCCCCTCAAGTTCTCCCCCTTTGAGGGGTTCCGGCCCACCCCTGGCCCACCAGAGCCCATGGAGCCACCTCTACCTCcactgctgccgccgccgccgccaccaccGATCTCGAGCACTGCTCCCCTCCCCATCCGTCCCCCCTCAGGGACCAAGAAGTCTAAGAGGGGCCGTGCGCGCCCCGGGCGGTAG
- the Carns1 gene encoding carnosine synthase 1 — MLLCLSPAWLTKVAAPGQPGEAALLVSKAVSFHPGGLTFLDDFVPPRRATYFLAGLGLGPGHGREAAELARNLTCPTGASAELARLLEDRLLMRRLLSQQGGVAVPATLAFTYKPPGLLRGGDASPGLRLVELSGKEGQETLVKEEVEAFLHSEALGDALQVAVKLSGWRWQGRQVLHLHPRAERDTVVDTVLMLLEKLEEEESVLVEAMCPSAQLPFPGGPSPSPELAVRICTVVCRTQGDRPLLSKVVCGVGRGDRPLRHQNSLPSTLEVALAQLGLGEPAQVAVVRQRVKAAAEAALAAVLALEAGLSAEQRGGRRARTDFLGVDFALTVVGRELTPVALELNGGLCLEACGALEGLWAAPRLGPAVEEAAAAPLVETMLRRSARCLMEGKQLLVVGAGGVSKKFVWEAARDYGLKLHLVESDPNHFASQLVQTFIHFDVTEHHRDEENARLLAELVRARGLKLDGCFSYWDDCLVLTALLCQELGLPCSSPAAMCLAKQKSRTQLHLLRRHGPPWPAPSIHAVACCPLESEADVERAVHQVPLPGVMKLEFGAGAVGVRLVEDAPQCHEHFSRISRDLQGEADHPGIGLGWGNAMLLMEFVEGTEHDVDLVVFGGRLLAAFVSDNGPTRLPGFTETAACMPTGLAPEQEAQMVQAAFRCCLGCGLLDGVFNVELKLTGAGPRLIEINPRMGGFYLRDWILELYGVDLLLAAAMVACGLRPALPAHPRARGYLVGVMCLVSQHLQALSSTASRETLQALHDQGLLRLNLLEEALVPGEYEEPYCSVACAGPSPAEARLRLLGLCQGLGIDGPNYPVAHFLSHFK, encoded by the exons ATGCTCCTTTGCCTGTCCCCTGCCTGGCTGACGAAGGTAGCAGCACCAGGGCAGCCGGGTGAGGCGGCCCTGCTGGTCTCCAAGGCTGTGAGCTTCCACCCAGGGGGCCTGACATTCCTGGATGACTTTGTCCCCCCTCGGCGTGCCACCTACTTCCTGGCAGGCCTCGGACTAGGGCCTGGCCATGGCCGGGAGGCAGCAGAGCTGGCCCGAAACCTGACTTGCCCCACAGGAGCCTCGGCAGAGCTGGCCCGGCTGCTGGAGGACCGGCTGCTGATGAGGCGGTTGCTGTCCCAGCAGGGTGGTGTGGCTGTGCCAGCTACCCTGGCTTTCACCTACAAGCCTCCAGGGCTGTTGCGGGGAGGAGATGCCAGCCCGGGACTACGGCTGGTGGAGCTGAGTGGCAAAGAGGGCCAGGAAACACTGGTGAAAGAGGAAGTAGAGGCCTTTCTGCACTCCGAGGCCCTGGGTGATGCCCTGCAG GTGGCCGTGAAGCTCAGTGGCTGGCGCTGGCAGGGACGGCAGGTTCTGCATCTGCATCCACGGGCAGAGCGGGACACAGTGGTGGACACAGTGCTGATGTTGCTGGAGAAGCTGGAAGAAGAGGAAAGTGTCCTGGTTGAGGCCATGTGCCCATCTGCCCAGCTGCCCTTCCCAG GCGGTCCCTCTCCCAGCCCTGAGCTGGCTGTGCGTATCTGTACTGTAGTGTGCCGGACTCAGGGTGACAGGCCCCTGCTGAGCAAG GTGGTGTGCGGCGTGGGTCGTGGGGACCGGCCTCTGCGGCACCAGAACTCCCTGCCAAGTACGCTGGAGGTGGCGCTGGCCCAATTAGGACTGGGCGAGCCAGCGCAGGTGGCGGTCGTGCGGCAGCGCGTCAAGGCTGCAGCTGAAGCTGCGCTGGCTGCCGTGCTAGCGCTGGAGGCCGGCCTGAGCGCCGAGCAGCGCGGCGGGCGCCGGGCCCGCACTGACTTTCTTG GCGTGGACTTCGCACTGACAGTGGTCGGCCGCGAGCTGACTCCAGTGGCCCTGGAGCTGAACGGCGGCCTGTGCCTAGAGGCCTGCGGCGCGCTGGAGGGGCTGTGGGCCGCGCCCCGCCTGGGGCCCGCGGtcgaggaggcggcggcggcgccaCTCGTGGAGACCATGCTCCGGCGCTCGGCGCGCTGCCTCATGGAGGGGAAGCAGCTGCTGGTGGTTGGCGCCGGCGGAGTCAGCAAGAAGTTCGTGTGGGAGGCGGCGCGCGACTACGGGCTCAAG CTGCACCTGGTGGAATCGGACCCCAACCACTTTGCATCTCAGCTGGTGCAGACCTTCATTCACTTTGATGTGACAGAGCACCACAGGGATGAGGAGAATGCGAGGCTGCTGGCAGAGCTGGTACGGGCACGTGGCCTGAAGTTGGATGGCTGCTTCTCCTACTGGGATGACTGTCTGGTGCTCACGGCCCTGCTCTGCCAGGAGTTGGGGCTGCCCTGCAGCTCCCCAGCTGCCATGTGCCTGGCCAAACAGAAGAGCCGCACCCAGCTGCACCTGTTGCGCCGCCATGGCCCGCCCTGGCCTGCACCCTCCATCCATGCTGTGGCCTGCTGTCCATTAGAGAGTGAGGCTGATGTGGAGAGGGCTGTCCACCAGGTTCCCCTGCCAGGGGTAATGAAGCTGGAGTTTGGGGCAGGTGCAGTGGGTGTGCGGCTGGTAGAAGATGCACCACAGTGCCATGAGCACTTTTCCCGAATCTCCCGTGACTTGCAGGGTGAGGCTGACCACCCAGGCattgggctgggctggggcaaTGCCATGCTTCTAATGGAGTTTGTTGAGGGCACTGAGCATGATGTGGACCTGGTGGTGTTTGGTGGGCGGCTGCTGGCCGCCTTTGTCTCTGACAATGGCCCCACAAGGCTGCCTGGCTTCACAGAGACCGCAGCCTGCATGCCTACAGGGCTGGCACCAGAGCAGGAAGCACAGATGGTGCAGGCAGCCTTCCGCTGCTGCCTGGGCTGTGGGCTGCTTGATGGGGTCTTTAATGTGGAGCTTAAGCTGACTGGGGCAGGGCCTCGGCTCATCGAGATCAACCCCCGCATGGGTGGTTTCTACCTGCGTGACTGGATCCTGGAGCTCTATGGTGTGGATCTGCTGCTGGCTGCTGCTATGGTGGCCTGTGGCCTTCGGCCTGCCCTTCCTGCCCATCCACGTGCCCGTGGCTACCTCGTGGGCGTCATGTGCCTGGTGTCCCAGCACCTGCAGGCATTGAGTTCCACTGCTAGCCGAGAGACTTTGCAGGCCCTGCATGACCAGGGCCTGCTGCGCCTCAATCTGCTGGAGGAGGCCCTGGTGCCTGGTGAGTATGAGGAGCCCTACTGCAGTGTGGCCTGTGCTGGGCCCAGCCCCGCTGAGGCCCGCCTCCGCCTGCTGGGTCTCTGCCAGGGACTGGGCATTGATGGGCCAAACTACCCAGTTGCCCACTTCCTGTCTCACTTCAAATAG
- the Tbc1d10c gene encoding carabin, whose amino-acid sequence MAQALGEDLVQSSELQDDSSSLGSDSELSGPGPYRQADRYGFIGGSSAEPGPGHPPADLIRQREMKWVEMTSHWEKTMSRRYKKVKMQCRKGIPSALRARCWPLLCGAQVCQKNSPGTYQELAEAPGDPQWMETIGRDLHRQFPLHEMFVSPQGHGQQGLLQVLKAYTLYRPEQGYCQAQGPVAAVLLMYLPPEEAFWCLVQICEVYLPGYYGPHMEAVRLDAEVFMALLRRLLPRVHKHLQQVGVGPLLYLPEWFLCLFARSLPFPTVLRIWDAFLSEGAKVLFRVGLTLVRLALGTAEQRMACPGLLETLGALRAIPPAQLQEEVFMSQVHSVALSERDLQRETRVQLAQLSKSAPEPLPRPQARLPGAQAIFEAQQLAGARGSARPEVPRIVVQPPEETTPPRRKPQTRGKTFHGLLTRSRGPPMEGAPRPHRGSASFLDTRF is encoded by the exons ATGGCCCAGGCCCTGGGGGAGGACCTAGTGCAGTCTTCTGAGCTGCAGGATGATTCCAGCTCTTTGGGGTCTGACTCAGAACTGAGTGGGCCTGGCCCCTATCGTCAGGCTGACCGCTATGGCTTCATTGGGGGAAGCTCAGCAGAGCCAGG GCCAGGTCACCCCCCTGCAGACCTTATCCGCCAAAGAGAGATGAAATGGGTAGAGATGACCTCACACTGGGAGAAGACCATGTCCCGACGGTACAAGAAG GTAAAGATGCAGTGCCGGAAGGGCATCCCTTCAGCTCTGCGGGCCCGGTGCTGGCCTCTGCTGTGTGGGGCTCAGGTGTGTCAGAAGAACAGCCCTGGCACCTATCAG GAGCTGGCAGAAGCCCCTGGAGACCCACAGTGGATGGAGACCATTGGCAGAGACCTACACCGTCAGTTCCCTCTACATGAGATGTTTGTGTCACCCCAGGGTCATGG GCAGCAGGGGCTCCTGCAGGTTCTCAAGGCCTACACCCTGTATAGACCAGAGCAGGGCTATTGCCAGGCCCAGGGCCCTGTGGCGGCTGTGCTGCTCATGTACCTGCCTCCGGAG GAGGCCTTCTGGTGCTTGGTGCAGATCTGCGAGGTCTACCTTCCTGGCTACTATGGGCCCCACATG GAGGCTGTGCGTCTGGACGCGGAGGTCTTCATGGCCTTGCTACGGCGACTGCTCCCACGTGTGCACAAGCACCTGCAGCAGGTGGGCGTCGGGCCCCTGCTCTACCTGCCTGAGTGGTTCCTGTGCCTCTTCGCCCGCTCCCTGCCATTCCCCACGGTGCTGCGCATCTGGGATGCTTTCCTCAGCGAGG GTGCCAAGGTGCTGTTCCGAGTGGGGCTGACACTGGTGCGCCTGGCACTGGGCACTGCAGAACAGCGCATGGCCTGCCCAGGACTCCTGGAGACGCTTGGTGCCCTTCGAGCTATCCCTCCCGCTCAGCTGCAGGAAGAGGTCTTCATGTCCCAG GTACACAGCGTGGCCCTGTCAGAGCGGGACCTGCAGCGGGAGACCAGGGTCCAGCTGGCCCAGCTGTCCAAGTCAGCACCTGAGCCACTACCTCGGCCACAGGCCCGCCTTCCTGGGGCCCAGGCCATCTTCGAGGCCCAGCAGTTGGCAGGGGCACGAGGGAGTGCCAGGCCGGAGGTACCTCGAATCGTGGTACAGCCCCCAGAGGAGACCACGCCACCACGGCGCAAACCCCAGACTCGTGGCAAGACTTTCCATGGGCTCCTGACTCGGTCCAGGGGACCCCCCATGGAGGGTGCCCCCAGGCCCCATCGAGGCTCTGCCTCCTTCCTGGACACCCGCTTCTGA